The Armatimonadota bacterium DNA segment CTCATCCCGTTCCTCTGCGAAAGTCACCGACCGGGTGACTGCCTGGTTAGCAACGGGTGTTACACCATGCGCAATCGCTCACTATTTATCCACATTTGGCGGCTGGACATCACGTTTCGCCGAAGAGGGCCGCGGCAGCGGCCGGCGTTCACGGCGCGTAAAACCGTATACCCGGCTCCCAAGACACCGCTCGCGTTCGACTACCCGATTCCACATGTGACGTGCGTCACCTTGCTTCTTCCCGGGTTCGACATACGTGTGGCGTACCACAAGTGCCGCTCGTCCGATGCTGCCGCGCTCTCGACGTGGCTCAGCGAGCACCATCCCGGTTCGTAGCGGCCGGGGCGCCGGCGCCGCCAACCAACGCTGCGCCGGCTCTCGTCCAGAACGAAGCGAAGGATCTCTCCGCTCCAACGCCATTGGCCACGACCAACGCGCCGCCGGCGCGTGCCTGGCGGAATGGGACGAATGAGACCCGTGCAACCATGGCAGCCACCGGCCAAATGGCTTCTGCGCACGCCTCGCGAGCCTGCGAAAGGCATTCGATGGCCGCTGTGCCGTTACTCTATGTGCGAGACACATAGAGTCCGTTTCTATTCGGTTCTCAGTCGCTTACGGGTTGCGCGCGCTTTGCCACAAGGTGGTTCCTGGCGCGGGAGGAACCGGAACGGTTATAATTCCGTGTGACGATCGAACCACGATACGCGGCGCAGACGCGATTATGACGGCTGTGGCGCTACTGCCGAAGTATCAGTTTGATGGCTCCGCTACTCTGGCCGAAGCTGAGGCATGGTGTGCGCGACTGGCGCGTTCGCACTACGAAAACTTTATCGTCGGCAGCCTCTTTTGTCCACGGCCGCTCCGCCACCACTTCTACAACTATTACGCTTTCTGCCGCGTCAGTGACGACCTTGCCGATGAAGCTGCCGACAGCCAGCAAGCCGCTTTAATGCTGGATGCGTGGGAGTCCGAGCTGGAGCGCATGGAGCGCGGCGAAGCCGAGCATCCCGTGTTTGTAGCCCTGAGAAGCACTACAGCCGAGTTCGGCATCCCGACCTCACTCTATCATGACCTTCTGCGTGCGTTCCGGCAGGATCAGAGCGTACAGCGCTATCCAACATTTCACGATCTGCTGGGCTACTGCCGGTACTCGGCCAACCCTGTGGGACGCGTGGTACTGCATCTCGCCGGTTATCGCGACGAAGAACGGTTGCTGCTCTCCGACTCGATCTGCACAGCGCTGCAGCTGGCTAACTTCTGGCAAGACGTGGGGCGCGACTATGCTCGCGGGCGCATCTACATACCGCTTGAGGATATCGCCCGATTTGGCTACACCGAAGCGGAACTTGCCCGGGGCGAGGAGACCGAGGCCTTTCGGAACCTCATGGCCTTTGAAGCGCAGCGCACGCGTGAGCTGTTTCAACTCGGTGCGCCGCTCGCAGGGATGGTGCATCGACGCCTGCGGCTGGACGTTGAGATGTTCTCCCAGGGCGGCGCCGAGGTGCTGCGTCTCATTGAGCGCCAGGAGGGGCGCGTCCTCAGCAAACGCCCTGCCGTCAGCCGCGGGCGCCAGGCGGTGATGCTAATTGGCCGGCTGATAGCGGGCTTGACGCCGTGACAAACTTCGCTGAGGAGTCGGCTCGGCCGGCGGACTGCACGGCAGGCAAGGCTGAGCTGGCGGCGTCCTACGCCTACTGTCGGACCGTTGCGCGCACGTCTGCGCGAAACTTTTACTACTCGTTTGTCACGCTGCCGCGAGCGCGCAAAGACGCGATGTGCGCCATTTACGCATTCATGCGGCGAAGTGACGATGCCGCCGATGAACCCGGCGACTTCGCGCTGCGCGAAAGACGCATGCGAGCCTGGCGCGCGACCGTTGATGCCGCGCTTCAAGGCAATTATGGGTCCGAGCCGGTGCTGCCGGCGCTGCACCACACCATCTGTCGATTCCGGGTGCCGGTCCATTACCTCTACGAGGTGATGGAGGGCACCTCGCAGGACCTCAGCGCCGTACGGTTCGAGACCTTTGAGGAGCTCCGCGCCTACTGTTATCGCGTGGCCGGCGTGGTTGGGTTTGTCTGCCTGTACGTATGGGGGTTCGGCGGCGACCGGGCGGAGGTCATGCGGATGGGTGAGGCCTGCGGC contains these protein-coding regions:
- a CDS encoding squalene/phytoene synthase family protein, whose product is MTNFAEESARPADCTAGKAELAASYAYCRTVARTSARNFYYSFVTLPRARKDAMCAIYAFMRRSDDAADEPGDFALRERRMRAWRATVDAALQGNYGSEPVLPALHHTICRFRVPVHYLYEVMEGTSQDLSAVRFETFEELRAYCYRVAGVVGFVCLYVWGFGGDRAEVMRMGEACGLAFQLTNILRDVAEDGARGNIYLPQEDLRRFGVTDAMLLNASAGDKAVRELLRFEAERAEDWYRAAEPLAACISTPSRPTFEIMFDIYHAILTEIKRLDYDVFSDRITVSTPRKVMAVARAVARTRFSALRRRR
- the hpnC gene encoding squalene synthase HpnC, which codes for MTAVALLPKYQFDGSATLAEAEAWCARLARSHYENFIVGSLFCPRPLRHHFYNYYAFCRVSDDLADEAADSQQAALMLDAWESELERMERGEAEHPVFVALRSTTAEFGIPTSLYHDLLRAFRQDQSVQRYPTFHDLLGYCRYSANPVGRVVLHLAGYRDEERLLLSDSICTALQLANFWQDVGRDYARGRIYIPLEDIARFGYTEAELARGEETEAFRNLMAFEAQRTRELFQLGAPLAGMVHRRLRLDVEMFSQGGAEVLRLIERQEGRVLSKRPAVSRGRQAVMLIGRLIAGLTP